GCGTGTCCTTTGAGTTCAAATAAAGCAGCAGGAATTTCTGGTGCTTTTTCTCCTGCTTTCGGTACAGGAATCACCAGCGACCAGACATAAATAATATTGTTGACTCCACCAGCAATCACCTGTATACCATCTTTACTGACTGTCAATGTGTTGATGATCGCAGGAGTTTTCATTGTAGAAATTTGCTTGCCATCTGCGGCATTCCAAACACGCAGACTTTGATCAGCAGATGATGTGACTATTTTCGTACGATCTGGCGTAAAAGCCAAACCTTTGATTTCACCGCCATGTCCTTTCAACTCAACGAGTTTCTGTCCTTCAGGCAATTTCCAGAGAGAGGCGCTGTTATCGGCGGTTGCCACAGCCAACACACTCCGATCTGCGTTTAATGCCAAACCGGTAATCGCCGCAGGCAGGTCCATTTTTTTTACAACCGCTCCTAATGATTTTTTCCAAAGTTTCACAACTCGATAACCGCCAGAGGCCAGCATGTTACCATCGGAATTAAACGCCAGCGAATGAACAAAATCACGATGTGCGGCTCCTTGTGGGTAAAATGGTTTGCTTCCCTTTTTTAATTTCACTAAAGCAGGATCATTTAAATTCGCTGCTTCTATTCCTGTAGCAAGGTCATAGATGGCAATCCGATTCGCGCGTCCGACCGCAGCATAACGTGCCCAGGGAGAAAGTGCTGTACTATAAATTGAATTCAAACCAGGTGGTAATGACTGCCAGACAATACCCGCATCAGTTGACTTTCCACTGGATTTGGCTCCTTCAAGAATCCACTGACGCAGGATACCAACCTGCTGAGGAGTAAGAGCTTTTGCACCTACCTTATTTGGCAGAGGAGGCATGAAGCTTTCTTCTGTGCGGGACGCTACTTGATAGAGATAACTTTCATCCGGCTTACCGGGTACAACAGAAGCCCCGCTGTCTCCTCCTTTGAGCAAATCCTTTACGTTTTCCAGAACAAGCGCGCCTTCCTTTTTGGCAACGTTATGACAGGCAATACAGTTGGCATCGAGGATCGGAAATACATCCTTCTCGAAGCTGACAGGGCGCCCCAACTCCACTTTCGCAGGTTGAATCGGTTTCTCTTCAGCCACTGAAAAGCGCCCCACCACGAGGACGATAGCTAACATGACACATAAATTTGTAAACCGGTTCCACATAACTTGTCCCTCTTTTATCACTGTTTGGACAGTTGAGATAAACGATCAACTGTTTTTTATTTGAAATAATTTAATCTGATTGATTTAAAACTACTTTGTGACTTTTAACTTAATAGGTGCATCAACTAATGCTTTTCCTTGAAAGTCAGCTTTTGCCTGGACAACCAAGTTGGCAAGGTCACCTTCAGTGGCTTCAGCACTCGCTTTAATTGGAAACGTTACTTCTGTCTTGTCCGCAGGGATTTGAGCAGTGCCCGCAGTGACTCCCTTTACTCCGGGAGGAAGTGGCAATGTCAATTCGACTGGTCCTTTGAATCCGTTAATGCGTTTAACAGTCGCTTTTACATCGATGGTCGCTCCTTTTTTCAATGCTCCACCACCGGGAACACTGAGAGCCAAAGTAACCGGTGCCGGATTGACACGAATAACTAAAGGAGTCGAAGGGGCATATACCTTGATTTTCTTAGGAGCGGCTGCCTTTTCCGCGGCGGTGACTCGTTTATCAGCTGCTTTTTTAGCAGCATCAGCTGCTTTCACACGATCTGTGGCTGCTTTCACTTCCTGCGCGGCTTTAGCCTGTTCTGCTTTCATTTGCTCAGGAGTTTTACCTTTCGCTTTGGTAAGTGCATCGCGTGTTTTTGTTGCAGCGGCAAGAACTGCCTGGGCTTCAGTCAATCGCTTAGTAAATTCAGCCTGTTCTTTCTTCGCCTCATCTACTTGACCTGGATTGCGGCGGTATGAGACATCAACTGTTGATTGTAAATAAGTGGTATACACACCAGGCTTCGCATTATTTTTGACGAAGATCTGAAACAATTCGTCCTGCTTCCCTTTAGCAATTGTTTTATTCTGGATCGTGATATTGCTGTTTTTGGGAATACCATTCCAGGCCAAGGCAACAGCGTTATCGAAGCCAGTCCGCTTCACGACTTTGACGGGAACCAGAATTTGTCTGCCCTGATTCACATTTACCTCTTTCACATCGGCTACGACTTGATAGGGAGCCACCTCATCAATTACTGAAAGTCCCAGGGAACGTGCAATACGCGACTCTGCACGAACATTATTTGCAACAGGACGCAATACAGTGGCAGCACGTGCAACTCGTTCCAGCTTCTTAGCATCTGCTCCTGCAGCATGACCTACGATTTCAATCTGACCTGACCATTTTTTTGCGGTTTCATCCGCCTGGATAATCATTTCTGTATTATTCTTGCCAGCACCGATGCTGGCCGCTTTGCAAGATACACCTGGTGGTAAACCTTTCACTGATAGATCTATTGTTTCATTAAACCCATCCTGTCTAAGGGCCATGACAGAAATCTTGAAACAATCTCCCTTACGCAGAGCAATTGCAGCAGGTCCTCCTCCTGTATTCACGGCCTGAGGATACAAGGGTAATGCAACAAGTCGATAATCGGGCTTTGGTTGTCGAACAATAGCGCGGTAAACCATTTGTGGATTGCCTCGCGTTTCAAACTGCAGGTCACGAATAGTAACACGGTATTCACCATCAGCGGGAGCAGTCAAAATGTAATACGGGTCATCACTTCGTGTATCAAATAATTTGCCACCAAGGTCAGGAAAGACACTCGTTGCCCCCACAGAAGCTAATCGTTTGAACGTTTCTTTTCCTTCTTTGTCTTTAATAACCTGATCGACAACAATCACAGGGTCCATGACCATTCCGTTTCTCTGCCCATAGACTTCAATCGAGTATTTTTCTTTCGCTTTTCCTGTAAAGCGAAACATGTCAACGTCATTCTTTGCTTCAAATTGACCGACAAATTCTCCTGGTAAGGCCAATTTTTCTTCGATGTTCTGTTCATCTTGAACAATTTTGCCTTCCGCATAGAAAATAGTTACAGGATTCGAACTTCCTGCGGGTGTTTCCCAAACGTAAGGAAAGCCATCAGAACTGACTTCATAAGAAAAACCCTGCTCCCCCATTTGTAATGTTTTTGGTTTAGCAGGTAGTGCAATTTGAACCTGCACTTCCTGAAGTGACTCTTTGCCAATGCTTAAATTCGAGACTTTACCTCCCGGCAGATTATAACCGTACAAAGTATAGTTCGAAGTAGTCCCCGGAGTTCCGGAGGGTGGAATGATGAATTCAATATGAGGTTTTTTGTGGACACTCAAGCGATAAATATGTTGCGCGCCGCCAGAGTAAGTCAGATCATAAACTTTAACCTGATATGTTCCGTCCAGAGGAAGTGTAAGATTGACATACGGGTCACTACGAAACGTGTCGCGTTCACTGGCAAGACGTCTTTGATCAGGACCATAGACCTCGACAATCGCAACCATGGGTGAATCAATTCGCGCTGCACGACAGTCGATAGAAACCTTCTCGCCCTTCTTACCAGTAAAAGAAAAGTAATCAATATCAGTTGCTCCCTGCAAAGCTGCATTCACAACCGAATTTAATTCCATTGGGGTTGCCTGATTTAATTGGTTATTCGGCTCAACCTCTGCTTGTTCCTTTATATCGCTGACAACAAACGAACGAGGATTGCTGAGTCCATATAAACCATGTGCTCTGATATCATAAACTCCGGCAGGGACATCTTTACCAATGGTTACCAGGAATGTATTCAGCACTGGAGTCTTTTTGCCATTACTCTCTTGCATTTTAGGTACGGCGGTAATTCCGGCGTGACTGAACCACAGTGAATCGAGTTTTTCCAGATCTTTTCCATTGGTAACCTTTAATTCAAAGGTTTGTCCTTTTTGGCCTCCCGATGGAGAGACTGCATACACAATTGTCTGCGGTAACTGTGCCCAAAGCATCTGAGAATTCGACAGGAAGAGGGAACTCACTCCTGCAACGAAAAAGCAGACAACCTTCGCAAAAAAACGACGTCGGTCAAAAAATTGCGTTTGCGTCATAGTAATGCTACCAATTTTCTGGATGGAAGTTTCTGGGAGGAATCATGGGAGGAGATCGCCAACAATCTCTTTTTCTCTTATAAAAGAAACGAAAATCGCAGGCTATCTTTAGTTTATTGTAAAAAAGCCGACAGCCATTGTCTAAACCTAAAATAGCTGTCAGCTTGAATTTCAAAGAGTTTATCAAATATCGAAATTAGTGATTAAACAAGAATTCTTTAGTATTAATCAGAGCCCATATAATATCCTCATAAGCAATTTGTGGTTTCGCTTTATGCTTTTCGATGTACGAAAGCGCGAACTTCATTTCCTGCTCTTGAGGAGCACGGGAATACACCCAACGATAAAGCTCCTGAATTTTCTCTTCATTTGACCGCTTGGTATCTTTAGCGAGAGTTGCAGCGCGGCTGGATCCATTCGTGATCTTATCCTGTACTTCCTTACTGTTCAGCAAATGTAAACTCTGAGCAAGGTTGGCACTTTGTGAACGCTCGCACTCACAAGCCGTATCCGCCTGAGGTTGTCCAAAGACTTTCAAAAAATAAGGTGCTGAAGTCGCATCTGTAATTTGAATCGCTTTCGCTTCCGCAGGCAGTCCGGAAAAACGTTGTGTCGAATTCGTGACTTGATGAAAGACATCATACAAAACTTCTGCAGTGAGTCGCTTGGGATAATAGCGTGAGAAATTTTGTTTATCTTTCAAGTTGTGCTCATTGGGCAATGAACTCAGTTGATAGGCATTGGAACGACAAATCGCACGCACGAGTTCCTTTAAGTCGAATCCACTTTCGACAAAATGTTTTGATAGACCGTCCAGAAGTTCCGGATTAGCGGGAGGATTAGTCGCCCGCATATCGTCTTCGGGTTCAACAATTCCTCGACCAAAGAAATGTTTCCAGTAACGATTAACCAGCGCTTTGGCAAAGAACGGGTTATCCGTTCGAGACAACCACTGCACAAGTGCCACACGAGGATCACGTTCTGGGCTTAATTCAAAAGGTTCCATTCCCAGAGCCGTTGGTTTTAGATTTTCTCCCGAACGAATATTCTTTGCAGTTGCAGTACCTTCTTTATGGAAAATTCGCTTATCACGAAAACCTCTTGTACCAATGGGTCCAGAGCTGGGATCTTTCGTCCCCACACGACTGAAGAAAGCAGCGAGTCCGTAATAATCATTCTGGCTCCACTTCTCAAAGGGATGATGGTGACAACGAGCACATTGAATACGAAGCCCTAGGAATAGTTGGGCTGTGTCTTCCACTTGTTCTTCGACGGTATTGACTTCACGATACCAGACCACCGCAGGATTCTGTCGATATTCTCCCGATGCAGAAAGAATTTCGCCTACGAATTCATTGTATGGCTTATTCTCATAGAGACTATTCCAAATCCATTTATAAAAAGCATTCGTACCTGCGATATCAATCGGTTGAAGTTTTTTGTTACGTAAAACCATATTCCATTTATTGGCAAAATAGTCCGCGTAAGCGGGACTGTCGATCAAACGATCAATCAGTTTGTCCCGTTTCACAGGATCTTTATCTGCCAGGAACACTTTTACTTCGTCTTCAGTGGGTGTCGAACCTGTAATATCGATATAGACTCTCCGCATGAACGTAGCATCATCGGATACAGGTGAAGGAGGAATTCCTAAAACCTTCAACTTATTGAAAACAGCTTCATCAATCAGATTACGCGATTTAGGGAGATTCGCAATCGTGACCCCCAGAGGAATCGTCGCCCGGAAGGTAGACACCTGCCCTTGATAACGGGCCATTATGGCAACCTCACCAGATAAGTTTAAAGTTTTAACCAAACCGGTTTTATTGACTTCCGCCATCTCAGTGTCGTTGGCTTCGAAAAGAGCCATCCGAGTGACGTCTTCCGTAGAACCATCTGAATAAGTGGCAATGACTGAGATCTGCTGTTCGGCTTCCTGCCCCATTGTTCTTGACTGAGGAAAACATTCAATTGAGGCAACTGTGCGATCCTGATCACTCCCATAAGGCATCCCCTGCTCTATCCAACGATAAAGCAAACGATACTCATAGGAATCGGATTTGATCAATTTTCCACCACCGTGTGGAGTAACGCCGGTCCCTTTCATCAAAAGGAGACTTTCTGCGGGCGACGTAGGAAACAACCGACGCCCCCGGCCTTCTTTGACAAGAAACTCATAATCATCTTCAGGATAAAATCCAAGCAGTGATAATTTAAAACCGTTCTGTCCGCTGGCTTTTCCGTGACACCCACCGCTATTACAAGTCAGCTTGGTAAATATAGGAACTACTTGATTCTTGAAATTGATCGCCTCGGGTGATGCGATTCCCTGGACTGAGATAGGAATCGATGCCTTCTTACCATTTTTTGCAGTGACAGTGAGTTGAGTCTGGCCATCATTATGTGGTGTGATATAACCATCGCTTGAAATCGTAGCAATATTCTGATTCGTAATTGCATAAGTCACATTGCGAGTCAAGTCCTGCAATTTACCGCTCGCCAAAACTCCAGTCACAAAAACTTGCTGGCGTGAATCGGGGCCTCTTAACAAAAGCAATTCTTTCTCACCCGGATGAGGTCCAATCTGGATTTCCTTAAAGTCCGCAGGCACATTGGCAGCCGGCGCCCCCAACACATTCGTTGCACCGAAACCAGAGATAAGAAACATCACTCCACATAGCATAAGGATCTGTGGCATCCGAGAGCCCTTGAATCGGAAATCCATACTTAATCACTCCTGTGCAACTGGTTTTATTTTTAGCTTCAGGCCTGTCAACAAACTATTTTGTGCGACTACGAGCAGACCTTTTCAAAATATGGGTTTAAATCTGAAAACGTTAGTAATCTGGTTGGTTTATAAGGAAAGTTTTTTTAGGTAAGCTTACCAACCAGTTCAGACCAGTTGGTTAAGTTTTGCGGACTTGGCCAAGCCCATTACTGAATGGACTTTTCCTATTTATTCAATGTATCAAAGTTTATTGAATTGTCAATCTTTTAACCAAGCACTTGCGAAAGAAACTGTTATTTTGAACACATTCAATTGCCACACTCATGATTCGCTACACATTGCCATTTGATTCAATTGTGATTAGTACAACTGTCAAAAGCCGATTCACTCGCAAAACTCGTACAATAATTAAAATGTATTAACCACCTTAAAACAGTGTTCTTTGCCAATAAATCTCACTGGAATCAGTCAGTTCTTTCAAAAACAGGATTTCTTTGATTGCCAGTAAATATCTCTTCTATAGAATAAAAGTTAGCACAGATTCTGCCTCAGGGCTTTCTCGTTGAGTAAATTTTGAGAATCAACTTTCTTACTAACTTTCCAGGTGGCTCCAAAACAATCACATGTCTGACTCAGAAAATTCCAGTCCTCAAATTCCCAATATTCAACTTGTCTTTGAACAACTACGAGCAGGCAAACCGGTTATTGTGACCGATTCCACTGAGCGAGAAAATGAAGGTGATTTTATCGTCGCCGCTGAATCGATCACACCACAGATTGTGCAATTCCTCTTACGTTATGGTAGTGGAGAATTGTGTGTCTCTCTTCCCGAGGAAGTCGCCGAACGCCTGCAACTAAATCCCATAGTAGGACCTGATGAAAATACGGCTCCTAACCAGACACAGTTTCTCATCCCCGTCGATCATAAAGATAGTGGAAGCGGCGTGAGTGCAGAGTTTAGAGCTCTCACAATTCGCGCTTTGAGTGACGAACATTCCCAAGCATCCGATTTTGTCCGCCCCGGTCATATTCACCCGTTACTTGCCAAGCAGGGTGGTATACTTCGTCGCGCTGGTCATACAGAAGCCACAGGTGACTTACTACAAATGGCCGGGCTAAAGCCTGTAGGTGTGCTCATCGAAATTCTCAGTCAGAAAGGATTCGGAATGGCTGACGCCGACGAACTCCGAGAAATTTCTGATCAGTTTGATATTCCCATTATTTCGACAGCCGAGGTTATTCGGCATCGATACATTAGTGAAAAACTGGTGCACCGTGAAGTAGAAGTCCCTATCAAAACAAAAAAGTATGGCACAGTTCAAGTAATTGGTTATTCGGTGGAACATGAGAGTCAACAACCTGTGGCATTAGTCTGGGGTAATCTTTCAGCAACTGAAGCTCCTCTGGTCCGAATGCATTCTTCATGTTTTACAGGTGACTTGCTCGATTCTTTGCGCTGTGATTGTGGAGATCAATTGCATATGGCAATGGAGGCAATCTGCCAAGAGAAAGCGGGAGCCGTTGTTTATCTCCCGCAGGAGGGACGCGGTATTGGATTGATTCCCAAACTCAAAGCATACGTACTGCAAGATGAGGGTCTCGATACAGTAGAAGCAAATCTTCAGTTAGGATTCAAAGCGGATAGCCGAGACTTCACCGTGGGAGTCCAGATCTTAAAAGATCTGGGACTTACCAAAGTACGTTTGCTGACCAATAACCCCAAAAAAACAGACTCAGACGTTTACACAGGCTTCGATTTGGAAGTTGTAGAACAAGTACCGATCGTAGCGCCACCTCATAAAGACCGTGAGTTCTATCTGCAGACCAAACGCGATAAGATGGGACACATTCTGCCGACCACTCCCGCTGATTGAATTCACGCAGAAGAGAAACGGCTCGCTGAGAGAAAATTGATCGGGTGCTTGGTCGTACCTTGCGTTACTAAATCGGCCAGTATTTCTCCGATCACTGAAGCAAACTTGAATCCGTGTCCTGAAAAACCGGCTCCATACACAACCCGGTGATTAAGTGCGTGACGATCAATGATGAAGTGACCATCGGGAGTCCTCGTATACATACACGTTCCATGCCTTGTTGGCATTGATTCTAACTCAGACATAACTTCGCTGATAAAACGCGAAATGGAATGCATGTCCGTCTCCAGTAAGTCTCGATTCAAGTTCCCTGGATCAACAACC
The Gimesia aquarii DNA segment above includes these coding regions:
- a CDS encoding DUF1549 domain-containing protein, whose protein sequence is MPQILMLCGVMFLISGFGATNVLGAPAANVPADFKEIQIGPHPGEKELLLLRGPDSRQQVFVTGVLASGKLQDLTRNVTYAITNQNIATISSDGYITPHNDGQTQLTVTAKNGKKASIPISVQGIASPEAINFKNQVVPIFTKLTCNSGGCHGKASGQNGFKLSLLGFYPEDDYEFLVKEGRGRRLFPTSPAESLLLMKGTGVTPHGGGKLIKSDSYEYRLLYRWIEQGMPYGSDQDRTVASIECFPQSRTMGQEAEQQISVIATYSDGSTEDVTRMALFEANDTEMAEVNKTGLVKTLNLSGEVAIMARYQGQVSTFRATIPLGVTIANLPKSRNLIDEAVFNKLKVLGIPPSPVSDDATFMRRVYIDITGSTPTEDEVKVFLADKDPVKRDKLIDRLIDSPAYADYFANKWNMVLRNKKLQPIDIAGTNAFYKWIWNSLYENKPYNEFVGEILSASGEYRQNPAVVWYREVNTVEEQVEDTAQLFLGLRIQCARCHHHPFEKWSQNDYYGLAAFFSRVGTKDPSSGPIGTRGFRDKRIFHKEGTATAKNIRSGENLKPTALGMEPFELSPERDPRVALVQWLSRTDNPFFAKALVNRYWKHFFGRGIVEPEDDMRATNPPANPELLDGLSKHFVESGFDLKELVRAICRSNAYQLSSLPNEHNLKDKQNFSRYYPKRLTAEVLYDVFHQVTNSTQRFSGLPAEAKAIQITDATSAPYFLKVFGQPQADTACECERSQSANLAQSLHLLNSKEVQDKITNGSSRAATLAKDTKRSNEEKIQELYRWVYSRAPQEQEMKFALSYIEKHKAKPQIAYEDIIWALINTKEFLFNH
- the ribA gene encoding GTP cyclohydrolase II, giving the protein MSDSENSSPQIPNIQLVFEQLRAGKPVIVTDSTERENEGDFIVAAESITPQIVQFLLRYGSGELCVSLPEEVAERLQLNPIVGPDENTAPNQTQFLIPVDHKDSGSGVSAEFRALTIRALSDEHSQASDFVRPGHIHPLLAKQGGILRRAGHTEATGDLLQMAGLKPVGVLIEILSQKGFGMADADELREISDQFDIPIISTAEVIRHRYISEKLVHREVEVPIKTKKYGTVQVIGYSVEHESQQPVALVWGNLSATEAPLVRMHSSCFTGDLLDSLRCDCGDQLHMAMEAICQEKAGAVVYLPQEGRGIGLIPKLKAYVLQDEGLDTVEANLQLGFKADSRDFTVGVQILKDLGLTKVRLLTNNPKKTDSDVYTGFDLEVVEQVPIVAPPHKDREFYLQTKRDKMGHILPTTPAD